The following coding sequences lie in one Rutidosis leptorrhynchoides isolate AG116_Rl617_1_P2 chromosome 6, CSIRO_AGI_Rlap_v1, whole genome shotgun sequence genomic window:
- the LOC139854751 gene encoding uncharacterized protein codes for MGLISVINKRLNGTSALDLLRRTFFGSWLSLRLDTNEGALIHLILQMQVPLKANHDPLVDSLIYDVGGFRVKFGAKEFCLITGFRFGEEKWRPLKPKVLPFRQRVFSHVKIGLVESLQEWNSYPWGTHFWIHTHGKLKDVVPKSREKHLATPKCKKISYSLAGFIWAFQIWIFEAFPLSQKYFIKDKSILPRGVQCISNLSFGPNQHKKFLGPFLDDEIPRATLKPTTAEANTDWWLCSMESFGVVDHHPPRRRFNNPPLSHVFDPSMHNKPPPSVDVPTKFTPLMYQEFYTQLFIGRTFSLEQDLYKTKLEVASLKNQVGQHSVGQHNVGFMF; via the exons ATGGGACTTATTTCTGTGATTAACAAGAGGTTAAACGGGACGTCCGCGTTAGATTTATTGAGGCGCACATTTTTCGGTAGTTGGTTGAGTCTACGACTTGATACGAACGAAGGTGCGTTGATTCATTTAATACTTCAAATGCAAGTACCTTTAAAGGCTAACCATGATCCTTTAGTTGATTCATTGATTTATGATGTTGGGGGATTTCGGGTGAAGTTTGGAGCGAAGGAGTTTTGCCTTATAACGGGATTCCGTTTTGGTGAAGAAAAATGGAGACCCTTAAAGCCTAAGGTATTACCATTTCGTCAGAGAGTTTTTTCACATGTTAAAATTG GGTTAGTTGAATCTTTGCAAGAGTGGAACTCTTATCCTTGGGGTACACATTTTTGGATACATACACATGGGAAATTAAAGGACGTCGTACCAAAAAGTCGAGAAAAACATCTCGCAACACCGAAATGTAAAAAAATAAGTTATAGTCTTGCGGGATTTATTTGGGCGTTTCAG ATTTGGATATTTGAGGCATTTCCGTTGTCccaaaaatattttataaaagatAAGAGTATTTTACCACGTGGTGTGCAATGCATATCAAACTTGTCATTTGGTCCTAACCAACATAAAAAGTTCCTTGGACCCTTTTTAGAT GACGAAATTCCGCGTGCAACACTAAAACCAACTACAGCAGAGGCAAACACTGATTGGTGGTTGTGTAGTATGGAATCTTTTGGGGTTGTTGATCATCATCCACCCCGTCGCCGGTTTAATAACCCTCCTCTTTCGCATGTGTTTGATCCGTCTATGCATAACAAACCCCCACCGTCTGTTGATGTTCCCACAAAATTTACCCCGTTGATGTACCAAGAATTTTACACTCAGTTGTTTATAGGTCGTACTTTTAGTTTAGAGCAAGATTTATATAAGACAAAGCTGGAAGTAGCTTCTTTGAAAAATCAAGTGGGACAACATTCTGTGGGACAACATAATGTGGGTTTTATGTTTTAA